CATGTCATGGGTGGTTAGCAAAATCGTTTTGCCAAACTCTTCATTTAATGTACGAAGGAATTGACGAATGTTCCGCTTCGCGTTCACATCCAGTCCAATCGTCGGTTCATCGAGAAAAAGCAGTTCCGGGTCATGCAGCATGGAAGCTGCCAGATCAGCACGCATCCGCTGTCCAAGCGAGAGCTTACGGACAGGCGTAGCCCAGAATGATTCTAGATCCAGCAGCTCGGCGAACTGGGCTAATCGTTTCGTTTTGTCCTCGGCCGGAACTCCGTACATCTCGGCCAAAATATCATACGAATCCTTCACGGGCAGATCCCACCAGAGCTGGCTGCGCTGTCCAAACACGACACCGAGGCGTCCAACTGTGCGCCGTCTTTCCTGGTGTGGATTCATACCACCGAGCAATACCTCACCTGAGGTCGGATGAAGGATACCCGTCAGCATTTTGATCGTGGTGGATTTGCCAGCCCCATTGGGGCCGATATATCCAACAAATTCTCCTTTGCCAATATCAAAGCTAATGTCTCGAACCGCTTCCTTGGACAGATACTCACGTGAAAACAAGGTACGAAGCCCGGAGAACCGGCCCTCACGTACCACAGGGGTTTTGAACTCCTTTTGCAGATGCCGCGCTGTAATCATAGTCATGTCGATATTCTCCTCCTTAGCTACCTGTACTTTGATATTTGGTTAACCCGAATTTCCAGAAACGCAGACTTGCGGCCAGACTCAGGACGGCCACAACGACAATGGCACCAAGAACCCATGCACCTAATTCGCCGCGAAGCAGATAGAGTGACGGAACATAGTTAACGAAACCCACCGGGGTTACGGTCAGCAGAATGCCAGACATCCATTTGGGATACAACGTCAGCGGATATTGGGCAGCTGTTCGCGCCGCATCCTCGGTGATGGTCTGCAGTTCCTCAATACGTGTGGTCCAGAATCCAAGCGTTGCCGTGGCAAGCCCGATTGAAAATAGAATAATGGCTCCGGTCAGGATAACGAGCAGAGAGAAGGGGATGACAGTCCAGCCGATCTGTCCGCTATGCATCATGCCTGCCAGAGACCAACAGAG
Above is a window of Paenibacillus sp. E222 DNA encoding:
- a CDS encoding ATP-binding cassette domain-containing protein, giving the protein MITARHLQKEFKTPVVREGRFSGLRTLFSREYLSKEAVRDISFDIGKGEFVGYIGPNGAGKSTTIKMLTGILHPTSGEVLLGGMNPHQERRRTVGRLGVVFGQRSQLWWDLPVKDSYDILAEMYGVPAEDKTKRLAQFAELLDLESFWATPVRKLSLGQRMRADLAASMLHDPELLFLDEPTIGLDVNAKRNIRQFLRTLNEEFGKTILLTTHDMDDIEQLCSRVMVINHGQLTYDGSIPSLRDTIGLPTLIRVTYRGSYHIPDAISSAIQITGAESQIVTVEVNRKEWSTMDILKQLEQWGEIEDVEMKEPDFEDIIHRVY
- a CDS encoding ABC transporter permease, coding for MKTTSWFTLYKMLIRTSIRSRMQYKFNFVMASVLAALIQISEFLMVALVLHKFGAIQGWSLHEIGYLFAIMTLSKTLYRSFGNEVHHLEKYLVGGELDQLLTRPMPVLLALLPQNFRIMAGEVLQGGFILCWSLAGMMHSGQIGWTVIPFSLLVILTGAIILFSIGLATATLGFWTTRIEELQTITEDAARTAAQYPLTLYPKWMSGILLTVTPVGFVNYVPSLYLLRGELGAWVLGAIVVVAVLSLAASLRFWKFGLTKYQSTGS